The nucleotide window cttAAAATAAGCATAATCTGAATAAAAGTGTGTACCTATAAAGAGACCTGAGGCCCAATGAGAAAATATTGCCCTTAATGCTTCCATGTTTGGTATAAATGGCCTGtccttaaaataaattcagaGACATAGTCCTTGTACTGTTACCATAAAAGCAATTTATGTAACAGGCATACTTAGAAACAAATGATACGGATACTTagtaacaaatgttttaaaatacacacaggTCATATCCTTAGGGAAATTAAATAAGGGAGACAAAGCAACAGCCAACACAGTTACAAATTACTGTATCTCAGTAGATTAAATTTAACTCTATAGCCTTCATTAGTATTTTATAAACACACAGAAAGCAATTAAAAACTGATAGATGCATATCAATGATATATTATGCCTGTTCTTCCTTCAGCTTACTGAAATTTTCAGCaattaaaaattactgagatCAGTCATGAGGGATGGCTTATTCTCAAGCAATGGTCCCTAATGTCCAATCAAAGTGATGATGGTAAATAGTGCCAGGGCCTCCCAGTGGGACCCAGGAGTACCGTTGTCTCCGGAAAATAGAGAGCCTTCATCAGCTCGGAGCCATGACCAGTTGTAGGAACCCTAAGAAGTAAACAAGACTGAATCCCCATGAAACGCTAATTGAGACCAGGTTGAACTAAAGAACTTGGAATTCACATTTTACCCAGTGGATTCTTATATTTCTAATGTAACATAGCCAATTAAATTTCTAATACTGATGTGCCAGGTCAGTAGAGAAAGACATTTTAGGGGATAACCACTCAATATAAATTAAATAGCTTGCTACCAATGTAAACTCAAACTATAGCTTGACTTGACACTGAAAACTAATTACATCTTCAGAACACACCATTATATCTGAAACAACAGACAGGACACATAGTTGTATATAATTAAGAGCAAAAAAACTTGATGCAGAAGGTCCCTGGTGGTCTGTCAGGTTGTCACTGaagtgggtcactgctgtggtgcatgttcagtCTTTGGCcagtgaacttctgcatgctgcgggtgtggcacaaaaaaaaaaaaaaaggcaacaacattATACAGTTTTTAGAATATAACCTCAGTGCCACTCACAGCATTCACTGCCCTCCATGTACCTTTGAACTTGACAccttcctgtttccttttcctctttaggCGTTTTTCTCCATCTGAGATAGACAACTACCTAATCCTCAGGCTGTCTAACCTCTCTTCCAAACCCACATTAGGAAAAGATGTACTAATTAGCTTATATACATTGAGGCACAGATGATTAATTCAGAGGGAATGTTACCCTCCCAGGATATTTCTGTTCCAGGAAAAAAAGTATGTGTTCAGTTAAAACTGAAATTTCAAGTACCTGTGAATAGGAAGCTGCCCACTTTCATATAATGAATTTTCTAATATCTCGAAATAATTTGCTAACAACAAGCTGTTATCATTTGAAATCATGTGCTCAAAAACTTGGTATCTTTAGGGCATAATTAACAAAATCTATTTTTACtcaattttgtggttttttttttttttttttaatcatgcttTTCCTTCTAAGAGCTGAGAGATACAGACTGGAAGGTTTTTTGGATTTAGTTCTTCAGAACTACCCTTGACATACAAAAGAGCTGATTATAACTAAATTGTAGATATGCTAGTAAATCACAGAGTTGACataactgtatatatacacatatacagcaATATTTTTCATGTTCCAGAAAGCAGATTGAGAGTTTCTGGCTTAAATAATTTCCCCAGCTGTACTGATTTAGGCTTATGATGAAAAAAGTGGAGTATGTTTAAGTCTATTATTAGGCATATATGCCTTCATAAATGTTACCTTTCTAGTAATTTAGTAGATCAGCAATACTTATTTTCATTAACAGCACTGCTGTAATTAAAGAATTCAAATTATAAAACTAACTTCTATTTTGAAAACAATCAGAGCACAATGCTGTGTTTGATAGGAGGTCAAAAAACACCtaacttttctcatatttttaaatttcctatcaGCATTGGCTAAATATAGCCAATGGTTTCTTATAAGAGTGCTTCTGTCTCTGGACGTTTAAAAGCATATTGCAAATTTATAATCTCACCCTCTTCCCTTAACTCTCATTGTGCAGGGCCCCGTATTTCTTCTTGAAGATGGGAAATCCACGATCTCCTTGAATGATGCTTTGATGTGGGCAAAGGTGAACCCATTCTCACCTTTGGGGACTGGCCTACGACTCAACCCATTTTGATAGAAAGTTTTTTCCTCGGgatgattgttttttttaaagaccttttgTGGTTAGTATTACCTTAACCTTTGTTATCCAAGAGCCAAAGCttgggaggaggtgagggggccGTGGGGACTCACACTTGATTTTATTCAttaacttcagaaaataaaatatttatataatttcaaggaaaaaaataggtgtctcctttctaaaatataataGTCATATTTGGAAGGAAGGTAACATTTAAATTAAAGGATCAAAAAATATACAAGCGCACATAAAAGTTTCACAAAGCATAAAAGTACCGAATAGTCTCTTGTGGAGACATTGAACCAAATAAACGGTGCAACACCTGGGACAGTGCTTCACATGCAGTCAGAACTTGATGGATATTTGATGACTGAAATCTTGAAGTGTTGAAATGCAAGGTATGTACAACTCATCTTCACATTCACAAACAACAATACTGTCCTCTATGAAATGTACAGTATATTACTAGTTTTAGCAAATCAAAGTTTTCAGTTAAAAGTTTAATATGTATCAATAAATGGATACACAGTCaaaatacttttgaattttttttaaaaaagaaaacattctcaaGTTTTGTATTAGAAACTCAAATGTCCAGTTATAAAGGaaaaggctaggagttccctggtgacctagcagttaaggatttggcattgtcactgctgtggcgtgggttcgatcccaggcccaggaacttacacatgctgtggccaaaaataaataaattaattaaaggaaTAGATTGCATAGCATGAAAAAATATTGAAGCTGAAAAGCACAAAATGCAGTCAAACCCATGTAAAAATTTGCATTTGATGataatagattattttaaaagatatttggcacttgtaaatattaattttgattaatgtatttaatatttacataatCTAATCAATTTGAGAGTTATAATAAACAAAACTTATTATAGAGTTATAATAAACTCTAATGAAATAAACTATTTAATGAAAATTAGCTTCAAATACATTTCTGTAAGTAAATAGAGTGTTAGTTGAAATTTGGGCTATATTATGTATgctcaagttttaaaatattaaagagtaaatatgttattttttaaaagcctgagGCATGACTACAAGTATTTAAGTTGCACTAGAATCCTGACTTCGAAATTTATGAAATGAATGCACACTAAAAAGAATAGTACTTTGATACTCAAGTTGTTTTATAAGATTTATAATACAGATGTTTTTGTCTAAGGAGTGAGCTCATATAACTAGAATAATTATGATTCTTATTATCTTGAAACttgttgcatttaaaatatttaaaaatttttcttaaataagctTCTTAAAGCAATATGTGTGATGTACTTATCTATCACATTGACTGCTTTCTAACTCTACGAAAAAATTTTAGGcttaaattccattttataaaaataatgagtaaTATTTTAGAAGAGAATGTACACAACTCAGACATGTAGTGGGTAATATAAAGTGTCTGAGAAGTACATTTTTAACCCGTAGTGTTATGAGTGACTCAGGTTTTTTTAGGTGGGGAGGATTAATTGGCATGTATGTACTCAGATCGCCTCACTTAAAAACGGCAGTCTAAATCCTACTGTCactctattttgttttaaagtagatTAAGAACTCTAAGTTGTGTTTTAACTGCTTCAAAGACAtcaagtttattttatacatatataaacagtGGTtacattcttttgtatttttattcaatcctggaaatatttttatgcataaagtaggggaaaaaatcaTAGAACTGTTTAACACATCAAAACAATAGCGGTGTAAACTAATATTTGCCTAAAACCTAAATTTGAATGATTCAAatgcaattctttttcttttttttgtctttttccatttcttggcctgctcccgcggcatatggaggttcccaggctagggatcaaatcggagctatagccgccagcctacgccagagccacagcaacgcgggatccgagccacgtctgcaacatacaccacagtaacatacaccacagttcacggcaacaccagatccttaacccacgcagcaaggccagggatcgaacccgcaacctcatggttcctagtcggattcgttaatcactgagccatgacgggaactcctcaaatgcaaTTCTGTTATTCTTCAACTTCAACAAGGTTCTATACCATAATATTAATTGACTTAATTCTTCATAGAATTATGCCATTTGACTATGTTAATCTGTATGTGTCTTaatatgaaaaacaaagcaattttttaaatttataaatttcattattatatttaacATACATAAAACCCAAATAAGATGAACTTGTTTTACTAATTAAAGATATTCATGTGACTAACAATGTTGACAAGTTATCTTGCAAGGTTGAATATGCCCTTAGGGAAGAAGTCTCATTAGCAAATGATTGTAAAAGCACCAGAAAATTTGCCTATAAAATTTACCAGATGGTTAACAAAATTGCCACATTGAAATGAGTTATATCTTgtgaaaatatatgatttttatgtcaGTCAAAAccaatgaaatatatatacatatttctatgAAGGCATCCGGATGTGTTCAGGAACATGGTTGCATTAGAGCAATGactgtattttgttgttgttataataGGAAAATTGACACTTTCTTTATGCCTTTAAGTTAAAAGGCATTCTGAATACAGTAAATGCTTCAcaaattatttgcaaaatttaGGCTTCGTATTTAATTAAGATGTATTTATTGGCAACTCTTAAGTACTTATTATATCTTTGAAACATTTGTACCTAAGTAACTGAAAAAAGCACTTTAGTGTTGAATTTAAATACCATATAACTGCTATAAGtagttatttagatttttaagtatttatgtaTTTCAGGTCCTAAATTTTAATAAACACTGCAGTTAAAGCCAGACATGACATAGTTACCTGCTGAGATGAACACCAGGCTTGTCCCTAAAACCACCACTGAGAAAACAATCTCTCTCCCTAAATTCTGGGTCAAAGTCATCAGAGATGTAAAGGGCTGAGCTGTGCGTCTGGGTTATTACCCTGCCTGGAAACCTAGAAAAATCACTTGGACCACTTAGGAGGATGATTTTCCACTTGTAAGAAACACTAATTTCAATAAACCCCAGGATTAGTAttaaaggggagaggaaaggctTACTAATTAGCACAAACAGCATAATCACAGAGGCTTCCATTCCCGTGATAAGCGTTCTGCCAGTTGATTGAAGTTTCTGTTCCTATAGGGGCTGCTGTAGCTCCTAGAAAAGTCCATTGCTTCCTTCTGTCAAAGCTCCTTTGTGAAGAAGATGGCCTTCTTTAGATTTGCCTAAAGTGTTGGCTTCTATGATACAACTTTCTTAAGAACCACTTGAGCTACCTCCTTAGACAGTAGCCCTACTTCCTTCATTTCCTTAGTCACTGTGAATGAAACTTCCAGACTGCCCCACGTTTTCACAGCTCTCCATGATAACCACAGGAGTCTTGGGAACTTACCATAGTCAGGCCATGAATGATCAGCTTTTTCAGGATATTGAACACAGGGTCAAGAGAATAGAGAAACATTATTTTACCCAAATCTAATCTTTTTCTCTGGATGTTTCCCCAGCTGAGCTTTGGAAGAATTGTTTCTAAAACTCTTTCCTAGTGAACTATATTTCATagcttaaaaaatattctcatgATTTTCTAAACACACTCCCAAGAAGTAACCTATTTCATCAGGgctctctttaatttcttttactaaATATTATCTATCCAGACATGTAAGATTAAACAAGAAAGTCTCTGGAGGTAGAAATTCTAATAAAACTGTCTATGCcttcaaaaatgcagaaaaatgaatagagTTTAGATGGAAATTGACAAGAATATCATGGGACTCAACCTTAATAATGCTATCTTAGAAGTCAAATGACACTATTAATGAGGTATCATAAAAACATGACAAAATGgccaagaaaatatgaaatataatcaGCCTTTCATGATATCAGGCTGCTTTTGCTtcccttaaataaaaatatggggCATGGCAGCAACcagtaggaatttttttaatctaactaAATGGATTGCTAAACTCTACAATGAAATTCCAAGTAAAGCATGATTCTTTTCCCCCACAACTCAGTATCAACAGAACAGatacctttgttttttttaaatgccttaagTAAAGCTAGTTATAGAAGTGGACAAGACTTTCTCTGGGGCACAGTATAATAGTAATTGTCACTCAGAATAAATTGTTCTTTACGAATATAACACACAAATAGATAATAGGCAAACTAGTAGTGCAGCTCTTTTCATTTCTAGGGAGGACAACATAATACAAGGTAGATTCACCATTCCTACAAAATTTATGAGAAAGAATTCTTGTCATGGTGACTTATGTTTAactttaaatgattattttttgcaCATTCTATACTAATTAAACCGAGTTTGTGTTTTCAATAGTACCTGGCACAGGTGTTGAATAAATGGTTGTTGAATCAAATTAAAAAGTACATTCTTCAGCCCAACTAATGAAAGACACCACTTTAATTAGTATTGAAATCTATCCAAGACTAGGTGATTGTACCCCTTTAGAGGATGGCAAGAGGTGGTGGCGTCAGTTCTCCAAAGcttttcctggttcttttttCACGTTTCTCATAGGTTTTACAGAGTCAAAACAATGTTTCCCAGCTTGCTTCACATGAATTTCTTTCAGTGGACTGTCCCCATGACCTGCATTGGGCGGAGTATTTACATAGACAAGATTAAAATCCATTTGTGGTTAGGAAATAAGTGCACAACCCTCCATGCTTCTAACATATCAGACATTCACAGGATGACTGGCCACAGGCTGAACACAGGTTTGTCTAAAGCCTGGTAAACAAAATATTGAGAGCCTGAATTATCAGCGTCGGAAATAAAAGACCTGAATGCCACCGACCTCCAAAAGTTGTCAGCACAGCCTAAAAATACCCAGGGCTTATTTTGGTGCATCTGATACTGAATATGCCTCAACTATTTTTAGATGTTGCTTCAGAAAGCAGCTGAGGCAACAGGGCCATAATTTTCATAGCATTTAGATTTGGCAAATATACATAACTTGTAATTCAGTTTCTAGAATTCTGCCCTGAGACTTTCAAGCTGGCTACTCACACTCTCTAGGTCACTCAGTCCTAGTATGAGGGGCCACTGGTAACCAAGAAATCTCTATTCCATCGGCCCATTATTTAGCTAGATGCTAGATTTAGATAAAACAAGAGAGgaatttaagtgttttaaaaaaggCAAGGTAACAGTCAATCTTAAAATTAGCTTTCACCCCTTGCCCCCACCCTGTGATTTCAGTGCAGTCTTAGGTGCTAtggcctctcctcctcctgaTAACCTGTTCTGTTAGCTACCTTCAACTCATCACTCTGCTCTTCTCAGAAACAACCAGATCAGAATCCCTTTAGTAAATGTGGGGGAAATGACTGAAAGCTTAGCAAAATGGCTCTCATCTATGTAACCACCAAAGTCAGACCCACATCCTTTAACAGTATCTAGGACAGGcctgagagaagaaaaacaataaaagcgAGTGTGTTCCTTCCTATCCTGACCTGCCCTGTCCAGTCAGGACCCCCATCAGCTCATCAGCCGTTTTGAAATGGAGAGGAAAAGCCCTTGGATGAGAAAGGGAATCATGAGAGAGAGCACTGAGAGGATTACTAGGGGCAGGAGTCATTTATAGCAGTTCCTgtgtaattaaaaatgtaaaagcaagattccattctactgtttttttgtgggttgttttttttttttttttccctaaaaactcTGTGCAAGCCTTGACAATTTTCTGAAAAGATAACAGAAATAGGAATACCCCATAGCAGCTCAGATATCAGTAGGCACCTGGCATCTCTTTTTCTACATGGCACCTTCCATCCATTTGTTACATGGGCAggaggcattgctgtggctcagagcacATTTAAGCCTTTCCTTGCAGATCCCAGAGAAGGTGGTTCTGTCCTTTCCCATCCCTGGTCAAGTCCCTTCAGTCCTGAGGGGAAAAAGGCTGGCTGGTGAACCCAGAGGGTCCCCTCAGTCTCCTCCCTGGGCCTCTCGGCCCCTCAGAGCCCCTGGGCCCATGGCCCAGCCCACTGGAATGTCTACTGCAAATACCCCTGATGGAAGGAGAGTGAGGCAGGGGAGGCAGAAGATGACTTCCCAGAAGTGAAACTGTGGACGTTTTTCCCCCATTGGACCACTGAAATTCACTTCTGGTGGATTCTGTGGTGCTGAGTTCACTGCCTCAGGCATTTGATGAGTTAAAGGggtgtggggtttttgtttggggttttgttgttttttttctggttgttatttgtttgtttgtttattttgtcttttcagggcctcacccacagcatatggaagttcccaggctacaggtcaaattggagctatagctgctgtctataccacagccacagcaatgcagagccCTGCATTGTGAGCCAGGCAGTCCCTGTGTTGTAACTCAGAAGCAGCCTTAGACAAGGCACAAGAGGGACTGCCAGGCTGTGTCCCCATACAACTGCATTTATCAGCATGGGAATTTGAAGTTCATTTGATTTTCATGTGTCAGGaagtaactttttcttttgatgtatgttttcaaccatttaaaaatgtaaaaaccactcTTAACTCGCATGCTCTACAGAAAAAGTCAGGCAGAGACAGATTTCAGCCTGTGTTTGGCTATAGTTCACTAGGGTTTAAAGGCTTTTTGAATTAACAGTATTTAAACTTGTGGCTTTTTGTCATTCAGGTGATTGGGAAGTCTTGGTAGGCAGATTGTCTAAATCTGCCTTCGGACTGATTCATCATCCAGCTGCTGGAGAACTGAGTTTTGAGCTCTGCCAACAAGCTTCCCCTGTTTCAGACTCACTTTTTTAAGGAGAAATTGAAATGGATCCTTTAAGAGTAGGCAGTCAGGGACACCTGTATAATCAGAAAAGTTTATTCTTTATCACCTTTCTTTACTTGGCTAGCAAGACTAttcctttccaaatatttaatattaggtaaaaaaatttgaaaaagtattCTTAGTAATTGCGGATTGATTGCTATTCTCAAGCTCTGTTCTCCCATAACATTGATATAACCAGTAAAGTTTTATGCCATCTATCAAAAAACACAACACACCAACTTACTACGTCATTCTAGACAAAGCCCAGAACAACATTCtaactattttgaaaaatttaagtgaACAAAGGAACaccaaaaaatcaattttaacgagtaaaaaacttaaaaaaatcttacgAGAATCAGGAACAACTCTTTCCCTTGAAATGACTGCCTTGTATTTGCACCCAGAGGCTTGAGCTGGACGGTGACCAAGAGTTAATTCTCCCACTGTTGGTTTGACCTCAAACcattctataaaatataaacacaaaattgtTCCTTAAAAATTCATTATGGCCCTTGTCAAAATAAGATACCACAAATTTAAATTAAGCAAATTTAGACATCTGCTGGATCACATTCCTAAGGGTggtgtgaagatgcaggttagtAACCCTCTCCACCAATGGGTCACCTCTCTGATGTGCAAAATagttgctttaaaaatgttactttagGGGTTCCCACTaaggtgcagtaggttaagaatctgactgcagtggctcagatcactgtggaggcataggttctacccctagccccacccagtggttaaagaaccgGGCTGGGTCTgggattcaacccttggcccagaaacttccatatgccttggatatgGCCATAGgaaaaaagttactttaaaaacaatACCCTTATCTTCCTATTAGGTTTGGGGTAAGCTTTTAATCAATAATgtgtacagaaaaatgaacaaatcatATGTTTACAGTTTGATGAATTTCTGGAGTGAATACAAACCTGGGGTGCCATTACCCAGATCCAGAAATAGTACACTACTAGCACCCCAAACTGCCTCCTGTCTCTCCTATTCAgtcccctaaaaagaaaactgccTTCTATCATCATAGGTTAgctttacatatttatatatttcatataaataaaagcatacagTATTTTATTTCACAAACATTTTTATACTATACAAATAGTGACAAAATTATTCCATGTTTCTCATATTTCTTACCAAACACAGCACTTAGGCATCAGTTTCTCTGTGCTTCTGAAAGTCACTTACTTCTCTTGCAGCTCACTCTCACTGAGGCTCGAAGACATGTCTAAGGTTATTTCTATTCATAAGCCATAGCCAGTGGTATTTATGCTAAATACCACTCTGGGCAGTAACATTCCCAGAACTGCAATTATCACAATTAATTACTTTGGCTGCTTAAAATCAGAACACTCAAAAATCAATGCCGGTAATAACATAATTCTATTCAAGAATCTGAAGGGTTAAGGGGTCCATGACTAAAGAGAAACTGTGTTCCAAAGAAGACAACAGAGCAGTGTTAGCTTTGCACTAAGGTGGACTTTTAACCTGAAGattaaacaaatataatttgTTTGTGTTTCATTCTAGAAATTCCAACAAGAACCAATGAACAGAAGTAATAGATTAAATGTAAGCAAACATCaggtataaaaaaataatgatacctggtttgtggttttaaaaataataacttgacAAAACTAAAATGGTGAACAATGAAAGAACTTAAGTGGGGTAGAGGGCTGGCAAGGAGTGCTCATTGTCCTAGTGTTTAAAGTACTTACGGTTTGAGGAAGAGAGTAAAGATATTAATTTTAGACTAAGAAAAATATGCGTGTTAAAATTTCTAGGGTAGCACTTTTTAGAgttgaaatttataattttccaaATAAGTAGAGGAGATTAGTCTTTGGACACAGTAAGTTATGACTgaattaataacaataaatgtCACAGTAAATGAAATTACAACAGTCCATGCAACAAGGAATAGTGGCAGGCTTTTCCTTCATCTGTGTTCAAGAATAGCCtcgctggagttcccactgtggcaaaatgggatccACAGCTTCTCTGGAGcaatgggacacaggttcgatccctggcctggcacagtgagttaaggatctggcttggaaGTACTCAGTTCGTTATTTCCAAGGATAACTTACGTGGATTCAGTTTTCTGCTCAATTTTCTTTGCAACATTTGTAAAAGGAAGAGGAACTCTACTTTAAGTTCATTGGTGAGCTTGTTGGGGTTGCCTATTAATTCTGATAACCTAATGTTATCTTTAATAGACTTTGAAGCTGTCGACCTAGGAACCAGGGGCAATTTCATCTGGTAACTGTAGTCTGTGAAATTCACGAGGTCATCCTGGATACTTTTAATTCTggacacaaaaaaataaaataaaatattgtttacaaGTCACATTTTAGCaataagatttctttctttctttcttttttttttttggccacacgcatggcatatggaagttcccaggctaggggtcaaatcggagct belongs to Phacochoerus africanus isolate WHEZ1 chromosome 3, ROS_Pafr_v1, whole genome shotgun sequence and includes:
- the SPATA4 gene encoding spermatogenesis-associated protein 4; this encodes MAATSRRERLLKLPAAALPKSPSLAPGPAAPIRERPKKWLVYPQPPKSSRMSPSVLRWLQGLDLSFFPRNISRDFSNGFLIAEIFSIHYPWDLKLSSFQNGTSLKVKLDNWAQLEKFLARKNFKLPKELIHGTIHCKAGVPEILIQEVYTLLTHREIKSIQDDLVNFTDYSYQMKLPLVPRSTASKSIKDNIRLSELIGNPNKLTNELKVEFLFLLQMLQRKLSRKLNPQWFEVKPTVGELTLGHRPAQASGCKYKAVISRERVVPDSPNAGHGDSPLKEIHVKQAGKHCFDSVKPMRNVKKEPGKALEN